From one Lotus japonicus ecotype B-129 chromosome 3, LjGifu_v1.2 genomic stretch:
- the LOC130744338 gene encoding uncharacterized protein LOC130744338, translating to MPPRQDPTNAQLAQAMAQLAQVMTQQAATVAAQATAQLQREAEENTRRAEEDARRAQRAERELAQDQIRMRTDFNRHGPPRFQGEVEPEKADLWIREIEKIFETLHTPDAEKVNLAVFMLKGDAEYWWRSAKQLMTANNEAITWESFKKAFMDKYFPETAQEEMENQFLRLRQGTMTVGEYVAKLEALSKHFRFFQTQVDEGYLCNRFLRGLKNEIEKVVRPLRIRVYQQVVEKAREVEAMENRQKGRPDNGESVRLGQSQQGRYSG from the coding sequence ATGCCACCGAGACAGGATCCAACCAATGCTCAGCTTGCTCAAGCAATGGCACAGCTGGCTCAGGTAATGACCCAGCAGGCTGCCACTGTTGCTGCCCAAGCCACGGCACAACTTCAGCGGGAAGCTGAAGAGAATACAAGAAGGGCTGAAGAGGATGCCAGAAGGGCACAAAGAGCTGAGAGGGAGCTGGCACAGGACCAGATCCGCATGAGGACCGATTTCAATCGTCATGGACCACCTAGGTTCCAAGGCGAGGTTGAACCGGAGAAAGCAGATTTATGGATTcgggagattgagaagatatttgAGACTCTCCACACTCCTGATGCTGAAAAAGTGAATCTCGCCGTCTTTATGCTGAAAGGCGACGCCGAGTATTGGTGGAGGAGCGCTAAGCAGCTGATGACTGCCAATAATGAGGCTATCACCTGGGAGTCTTTCAAGAAGGCTTTCATGGATAAGTATTTCCCTGAGACTGCTCAGGAAGAGATGGAGAACCAATTCCTCAGGCTGAGACAGGGGACAATGACTGTAGGGGAATATGTTGCCAAGTTGGAGGCTTTGTCAAAGCATTTCCGTTTCTTCCAGACGCAAGTGGATGAGGGTTACCTCTGCAACAGGTTCTTGAGGGGTCTAAAGAATGAGATTGAGAAAGTTGTCAGGCCGCTTAGGATCAGGGTTTATCAACAAGTAGTTGAGAAAGCTCGGGAAGTAGAAGCAATGGAGAACAGACAGAAAGGTCGACCTGATAATGGGGAATCAGTCCGCTTAGGACAGAGTCAACAAGGAAGGTACAGTGGCTAG